A part of Fimbriiglobus ruber genomic DNA contains:
- a CDS encoding HNH endonuclease, whose amino-acid sequence MEAALRAFVRHRADYRCEYCRLHEGDADYLAFHVDHVIAKQHGGTDDPDALCYACSECNWAKGPNLARHLDGNFYPLFNPRRQNWKRHFRWEITTLVGKTKTGIVTIYVLNINAPSRVSLRENLLFEGRFPPDE is encoded by the coding sequence ATGGAGGCCGCGCTCCGGGCTTTCGTCCGGCACCGGGCAGACTACCGCTGCGAATATTGCCGCTTGCACGAAGGCGATGCCGATTACCTAGCCTTTCACGTCGATCACGTTATAGCCAAGCAACACGGCGGTACCGACGATCCGGATGCACTCTGCTACGCCTGTTCGGAATGTAATTGGGCGAAAGGACCCAACCTGGCGCGCCATCTCGACGGTAACTTTTACCCTTTGTTCAATCCGCGTAGGCAAAATTGGAAACGTCATTTTCGCTGGGAAATCACTACGCTGGTCGGCAAAACGAAGACAGGAATCGTGACCATTTACGTGCTGAACATCAACGCGCCTTCGCGGGTGTCGTTGCGAGAGAATCTGCTTTTTGAAGGTCGTTTTCCGCCGGACGAATGA
- the nadD gene encoding nicotinate-nucleotide adenylyltransferase, which produces MRVGIFGGAFDPVHTGHLVLAEQCREAAGLDEVWFLPSYKPPHKTDRELTRFEHRCEMVLLATTGQPAFRVEPIEKELPPPNYTSETLAELQERHPGHQFSLLLGADSLVDFPHWHEPKQIVARAELVVVARPGAEMQSVEQFAADLGVPPEVVRVKIVPCPLIEIASRDLRGRVAAGRSIRFLVPRAVEEFIRERKLYQSGSGTSGNG; this is translated from the coding sequence ATGCGAGTAGGCATTTTTGGCGGCGCGTTCGACCCGGTCCACACCGGCCACCTCGTCCTGGCAGAGCAATGCCGCGAAGCCGCCGGTCTGGACGAGGTCTGGTTCCTACCGAGCTACAAGCCGCCCCACAAGACGGACCGCGAACTCACGCGGTTTGAACACCGCTGCGAGATGGTTCTCCTCGCGACCACGGGGCAACCGGCCTTCCGCGTCGAGCCGATCGAAAAGGAACTGCCGCCCCCGAATTACACCTCCGAAACGCTCGCCGAGTTACAGGAACGGCACCCGGGCCACCAGTTCTCACTGCTCCTCGGGGCCGATTCCCTCGTCGATTTCCCGCACTGGCACGAGCCCAAACAGATCGTCGCCCGGGCCGAACTGGTCGTCGTCGCGCGACCCGGAGCGGAAATGCAGTCGGTCGAGCAGTTCGCGGCCGACCTCGGGGTTCCGCCCGAAGTTGTTCGCGTGAAAATTGTTCCCTGTCCGCTGATAGAAATTGCCAGCCGTGACCTGCGCGGCCGGGTGGCGGCCGGACGATCGATCCGCTTCCTCGTACCCCGTGCGGTGGAAGAGTTTATCCGCGAGCGGAAGCTTTACCAAAGTGGCTCGGGCACATCGGGAAATGGCTGA
- a CDS encoding PQQ-binding-like beta-propeller repeat protein — translation MHLTCSGRSPRFSHVAATENFLHDSPILLTACRRGLRPTTISVTLLTLSRNLRRLRHARTDRARSAPARDPLARADDWPQWMGPKRDNVWRETGVLDKFPAGGPKVLWRSPVKGGYAGPAVAAGRAFCLEYVGKTDLGEGNFDRKASDGTETVFCLDEQSGKRLWEHSYPVKYTISYPGGPRCTPTVDGNKVYFLGAEGNLLCCEVESGKIVWQKDLKADYHTKAALWGYAAHPLVDGKKLITLAGGEGSHVVAFDKETGNELWKSQTSSEQGYCPPTIIEAGGVRQLVLLRPNAVTAIDPEDGHRLWSVPYQATNGAIIMSPIKIGDYLYGAGYSDKSILLKLATDKPAAEVVWQDKRNHGLSPINVQPFQDDGVIYGFDQSGQMFAFEIPSGKRLWSTTNPIDGDKPVNSGTAFIIKQGDRFFFFNEKGDLVIGKLSRAGYEETDRTKVIAPSSTAFGRKVVWCAPAFANKHMYVRNDKEMICVDLSK, via the coding sequence ATGCACTTGACTTGTTCCGGCAGGTCGCCACGGTTCAGCCACGTTGCCGCCACCGAGAACTTCCTCCACGACTCACCAATCCTCCTGACGGCTTGCCGCCGCGGCCTCCGGCCGACAACAATATCCGTAACGCTCCTCACGCTTTCCCGAAACCTCCGGAGGCTCCGCCATGCCCGCACGGACCGCGCTCGTTCTGCTCCTGCTCGCGACCCGCTCGCCCGCGCCGACGACTGGCCCCAGTGGATGGGGCCGAAGCGGGACAACGTCTGGCGGGAAACTGGCGTCCTCGACAAGTTCCCGGCCGGCGGCCCCAAGGTGCTGTGGCGCAGCCCGGTGAAGGGCGGGTACGCGGGGCCGGCCGTTGCCGCCGGCCGCGCCTTCTGCCTGGAGTACGTCGGCAAGACCGACCTCGGCGAAGGCAACTTCGATCGGAAAGCCAGCGACGGTACCGAGACGGTATTCTGCCTGGACGAGCAGTCCGGCAAGCGGCTCTGGGAACACTCGTACCCGGTCAAATACACCATCTCGTACCCCGGCGGCCCGCGCTGCACGCCGACCGTCGACGGCAACAAGGTCTACTTCCTCGGCGCCGAAGGAAACCTCCTCTGCTGCGAGGTCGAATCGGGGAAGATTGTTTGGCAGAAAGACCTGAAGGCCGATTACCACACCAAGGCCGCCCTCTGGGGCTACGCCGCCCACCCGCTGGTCGACGGGAAGAAGCTCATCACCCTCGCCGGCGGCGAGGGGAGCCACGTGGTCGCGTTCGATAAGGAGACGGGCAACGAGCTGTGGAAGTCACAAACATCGTCCGAACAAGGGTACTGCCCGCCGACGATTATTGAAGCCGGTGGCGTCCGCCAACTCGTGCTGCTCCGGCCCAACGCGGTGACAGCCATCGACCCGGAAGACGGCCACCGCCTCTGGTCCGTTCCGTACCAGGCCACGAACGGGGCGATCATCATGTCCCCCATAAAGATCGGCGACTACCTCTACGGGGCCGGGTACTCGGACAAGAGCATCCTCCTGAAACTGGCGACCGACAAGCCGGCCGCGGAGGTTGTCTGGCAGGACAAGCGGAACCACGGGCTGTCGCCGATCAACGTGCAGCCATTCCAGGACGACGGCGTCATTTACGGGTTCGACCAGAGCGGCCAGATGTTCGCGTTCGAAATCCCGAGCGGCAAGCGGCTCTGGTCGACGACGAACCCGATCGACGGCGACAAGCCGGTCAACTCCGGGACCGCGTTCATCATCAAGCAAGGCGACCGCTTTTTCTTCTTCAACGAGAAGGGCGACCTCGTGATCGGCAAACTCTCCCGCGCGGGGTACGAAGAGACCGACCGCACCAAGGTGATCGCCCCGAGCAGCACGGCGTTCGGCCGCAAGGTCGTGTGGTGTGCGCCGGCCTTCGCGAACAAGCACATGTACGTGCGGAACGACAAGGAAATGATCTGCGTTGACCTTTCCAAGTGA
- a CDS encoding LamG-like jellyroll fold domain-containing protein codes for MDVLRLLSRTLRRTPTAAARRSTRPLCAEQLDDRIVPTLTNVSGLQFTAISPNSVGLNWDYVAGATYYQVLRSTDGSTYSNLGTSTIPDYTDSSAAAGTPYYYEVLAKSTTDSSASSPVVFTATPASSGLPAGWRHQDIGTVAGAGGAGSSGGTFTLDGSGSDIWGTADQFQYAYQTMTGDGSIVARVASQGNTSTWAKAGVMIRNDLTAGSAQALMAITPGNGAAFQYRTTAGGSSSNANTAGPVAPEWVKLTRTGNTLTGYYSADGVTWTQEGTATITMGTTVYVGLAVTAHNAGALSASTFDHVTVPPSVSPPVSLTDADIGSPSPAGSGSYANGTYTVAGGGSDIWNASDQFNFDYQTLTGNGSIVARVASQGNTSTWAKAGVMVRNDLTAGSANALMAISPGNGATFQYRDTAGGSSSNADATGPVAPEWVMLIRSGSTVTGYYSADGATWTQEGTTTVTLGTTVYVGLAVTAHNNGTLNTSTFDSVSVSSLAAPGKPTGLTATEASNTQVNLSWTAPAGNVTGYNIYRWANTAIGLSGLPINVTPVVGTSYTDTGVNLAPAGSDYYYAVEAVYNGIPGAASNTASILTPLAGTESGTWTALNNTLVNSTDAGLHLLGNGNVMIQAGDGSSGWDMITPNASGSYVNGTWSTLASETGTRQFYASQVLQNGDVFAVGGEYGSIDETADLYNPVANTWTPVVSPGITPNVTEFLDPPSAMLPNGNVMFAEDVSGNDFFYNPTTNTLSNGPTYPGGWQDEQTWLQLPDGSILATDDDGPTGVNGTSKRYIPSSNQWIADGTVPAPLWNGGEVGSMDSLPNGKFIVFGASGYTDIYTPSGTTAPGTWTQGPEIPWGLNSCQAPGIPLPDGNILCAFAPGYLQGPTYLMVYNWQTNSFESVTNASGLGTANYSSWEINFLPLPDGGVLMEGSNSLYEFMPSAAPQAAAQPAISGVTQNADGSYTLSGTQLNGTSDWSNSPWQTADNYPIVQLTSGTGTVYYARSYNWSSTGVQTGTTPETTQFQLPAGLPTGTYSLRVVATGIASNPYTFTYQPPTVSGQASATPSPVTGTTTNLSVTATDDHSTSSLTYTWAATSVPTGATVPTFSANGTNAAQNTVATFSQAGTYTFQVTITDLDGLSTTSNVTVTVQQTATSLTLTPTVRDVVTGGQLQFTATASTDQFGQPVALTWSAAAGTVNSSGLYIAPGTAQTDTVSVTGGGLTAQAAIEDTTVVPFAHWRFDDGSGTTTADASGNNHPGTIANATWTTGVSGSALSFNGSTAKVTFGTGPSLNGTTDFTLAAWVRTTATTNGVIVQQRDANGYVGEYRFSVASDGTVHLMVYGSTGYQYDFGTTQAVNDGQWHQVTAVRQGTNGYLYIDGTLSASATGTVQSLSGTISVAVGADIRDNDSYFNGDIDDVRIYNTALTAAQIASLASNAPPAPVTGAPVNTAPVPPVVPPPTPTSPDSPPVHHAPTDPGALFWDEFASSSVGNGGTFTASMILDALRSKSSHTPGSDMSDDWAWLGGVAVG; via the coding sequence ATGGATGTGCTTCGCCTGTTATCCCGCACGTTACGGCGGACGCCTACCGCGGCCGCTCGTCGGTCGACCCGCCCGTTGTGTGCCGAGCAGTTGGACGATCGGATCGTCCCCACCCTGACGAACGTCTCGGGGCTGCAGTTTACCGCCATCTCGCCGAACAGCGTGGGCCTGAATTGGGACTACGTCGCCGGGGCGACCTACTATCAGGTGCTCCGGTCGACCGACGGCTCGACCTACTCCAACCTCGGCACCTCCACCATCCCCGATTACACGGATTCGTCGGCAGCCGCCGGAACCCCGTACTACTACGAAGTCCTCGCCAAGAGCACGACCGATTCGAGCGCGTCGTCGCCGGTGGTATTCACCGCCACGCCGGCTTCGTCGGGCCTTCCCGCGGGGTGGCGGCACCAGGACATCGGGACGGTGGCCGGGGCCGGCGGGGCGGGTTCCTCCGGCGGGACGTTCACCCTGGACGGGTCCGGCAGTGACATCTGGGGGACGGCCGACCAGTTCCAGTACGCCTACCAGACGATGACCGGTGACGGTTCGATCGTGGCCCGGGTGGCGTCCCAGGGAAATACGAGTACGTGGGCCAAGGCCGGGGTCATGATCCGGAACGACCTGACGGCCGGGTCGGCCCAGGCCCTGATGGCGATCACCCCAGGGAACGGGGCCGCGTTCCAGTACCGGACGACGGCCGGCGGGTCGTCGTCGAACGCGAACACGGCCGGCCCGGTGGCACCCGAGTGGGTCAAGCTGACTCGGACCGGGAACACGCTCACCGGGTACTACTCGGCCGACGGGGTGACGTGGACCCAGGAGGGGACCGCGACGATCACCATGGGCACGACCGTCTACGTCGGGCTAGCCGTGACCGCGCACAACGCCGGGGCCCTGAGTGCCAGCACGTTCGACCACGTGACGGTTCCCCCCTCGGTTAGCCCGCCCGTGTCGCTGACCGACGCGGACATCGGGTCGCCGTCGCCCGCCGGGTCGGGCAGCTATGCGAACGGGACGTACACCGTGGCCGGGGGCGGGAGCGACATCTGGAACGCGTCCGACCAGTTCAACTTCGATTACCAGACGCTGACCGGTAACGGTTCGATCGTGGCCCGGGTGGCGTCCCAGGGGAATACGAGTACGTGGGCCAAGGCCGGGGTGATGGTCCGGAACGACCTCACGGCCGGGTCGGCCAACGCGCTGATGGCGATCAGCCCGGGGAACGGGGCCACGTTCCAGTACCGGGACACCGCCGGCGGGTCGTCGTCGAACGCGGACGCGACCGGGCCGGTCGCCCCCGAGTGGGTGATGTTGATCCGGAGTGGGAGTACGGTTACCGGGTACTACTCGGCGGACGGGGCGACGTGGACCCAGGAGGGGACGACGACGGTTACCCTGGGCACGACGGTGTACGTCGGGCTTGCCGTCACCGCACACAACAACGGCACCCTGAACACCAGCACATTCGACAGCGTGTCCGTGTCGTCGCTCGCGGCTCCAGGCAAGCCGACCGGCCTGACGGCGACCGAGGCGTCGAACACCCAGGTCAACCTGTCGTGGACGGCCCCGGCCGGGAACGTCACCGGGTACAACATTTACCGGTGGGCGAATACGGCAATTGGGCTGTCCGGGCTGCCGATCAACGTCACCCCGGTGGTCGGGACTTCGTACACGGACACCGGGGTGAATCTGGCCCCGGCCGGGAGCGACTACTACTACGCCGTGGAAGCCGTGTACAACGGCATCCCCGGGGCGGCGAGTAACACAGCGTCGATCCTGACCCCCCTGGCCGGCACCGAGAGCGGAACGTGGACCGCCCTCAACAACACACTGGTGAACTCCACGGACGCGGGACTCCATCTTCTCGGCAACGGCAACGTGATGATCCAAGCCGGTGACGGCTCGTCCGGATGGGACATGATCACCCCGAATGCGAGCGGGAGTTATGTCAACGGCACCTGGAGTACGCTGGCCTCGGAGACCGGTACGCGCCAGTTTTACGCGTCCCAAGTGTTGCAGAACGGGGACGTGTTTGCCGTCGGTGGGGAATACGGGTCGATAGACGAGACGGCCGATTTGTACAACCCGGTGGCCAACACCTGGACGCCCGTCGTAAGCCCGGGCATCACCCCGAACGTGACCGAGTTCTTGGACCCGCCGTCGGCCATGCTCCCGAACGGGAACGTCATGTTCGCCGAGGACGTCAGCGGCAATGATTTCTTCTATAATCCGACCACAAACACCCTGAGCAACGGACCGACCTACCCCGGCGGCTGGCAAGACGAACAGACCTGGCTCCAACTGCCCGACGGGTCCATTCTCGCCACCGACGACGACGGGCCTACTGGGGTGAACGGCACGTCGAAACGGTACATTCCCTCCTCGAACCAGTGGATCGCCGACGGGACTGTACCCGCGCCCTTGTGGAACGGCGGCGAGGTGGGGTCCATGGACAGTCTGCCCAACGGCAAATTCATCGTTTTCGGCGCGAGCGGGTACACGGACATTTACACCCCGTCGGGCACGACCGCGCCGGGCACATGGACGCAAGGCCCCGAGATCCCCTGGGGCCTGAATTCTTGCCAGGCTCCGGGTATCCCCCTCCCGGATGGCAACATCCTTTGCGCTTTCGCCCCTGGGTACCTTCAAGGGCCGACGTACCTGATGGTATACAATTGGCAGACCAATTCGTTCGAGTCGGTGACCAACGCATCTGGCCTGGGCACGGCCAACTACTCCTCCTGGGAGATCAACTTCCTCCCACTCCCGGACGGGGGAGTCCTAATGGAAGGGTCGAATTCCCTGTACGAATTCATGCCGTCGGCCGCCCCCCAGGCGGCGGCGCAGCCGGCAATCAGCGGCGTGACCCAGAATGCGGACGGGTCGTACACCCTCTCCGGCACCCAGCTCAATGGGACCTCCGATTGGAGCAATAGCCCCTGGCAGACGGCGGACAACTACCCGATCGTGCAACTCACGAGCGGCACGGGAACGGTGTACTACGCCCGGAGTTACAACTGGAGCAGCACCGGGGTCCAGACCGGGACGACGCCGGAGACGACCCAGTTCCAACTCCCCGCCGGCCTGCCGACCGGCACGTACTCTCTGCGGGTGGTCGCTACCGGGATCGCCTCGAACCCGTACACGTTCACCTACCAGCCGCCGACGGTGTCCGGGCAAGCTTCGGCCACCCCGTCCCCGGTAACCGGGACGACCACCAACCTGTCCGTGACCGCGACGGACGACCACAGCACGTCGAGCCTGACGTACACGTGGGCCGCGACGTCCGTGCCGACCGGGGCCACCGTTCCCACGTTTTCCGCGAACGGGACGAACGCGGCCCAGAACACGGTCGCGACGTTCAGCCAGGCCGGGACGTACACCTTCCAGGTGACAATCACCGACCTGGACGGCCTGTCCACCACCAGCAACGTGACGGTGACTGTCCAGCAGACGGCCACGTCCCTGACCCTGACCCCGACGGTCCGGGACGTGGTGACCGGCGGCCAGTTGCAGTTCACCGCGACCGCCAGCACCGACCAGTTCGGTCAACCGGTTGCCCTTACCTGGTCGGCCGCCGCCGGGACGGTTAACTCGTCCGGGCTGTACATCGCCCCGGGGACGGCCCAGACGGACACCGTCTCCGTGACCGGCGGCGGGCTGACCGCCCAAGCCGCGATCGAGGACACCACGGTCGTCCCGTTCGCCCACTGGCGGTTCGACGATGGCTCCGGCACGACGACGGCCGATGCGAGCGGGAACAACCACCCCGGGACGATTGCCAACGCCACCTGGACGACTGGGGTGAGCGGGTCGGCCTTGTCCTTCAACGGGTCGACGGCCAAGGTCACGTTCGGGACCGGCCCGTCCCTGAACGGGACGACGGACTTCACCCTGGCCGCCTGGGTCCGGACGACCGCGACCACCAACGGGGTGATCGTCCAGCAGCGGGACGCGAACGGGTACGTCGGCGAGTACCGGTTCTCGGTCGCGAGCGACGGGACGGTCCACCTGATGGTCTACGGCAGCACGGGGTACCAGTACGACTTCGGGACGACCCAGGCGGTAAACGACGGCCAGTGGCACCAGGTGACGGCGGTCCGGCAGGGGACCAACGGGTATCTGTACATCGACGGCACGCTGAGCGCGTCGGCGACCGGGACTGTTCAAAGTCTGTCCGGAACGATCAGCGTGGCGGTCGGGGCCGATATCCGGGACAACGACTCGTACTTCAACGGGGACATCGACGACGTGCGGATTTACAACACGGCGCTTACGGCGGCCCAGATCGCGTCGTTGGCCAGCAACGCCCCGCCCGCGCCCGTCACCGGGGCTCCAGTCAACACGGCCCCCGTGCCCCCCGTCGTTCCGCCCCCGACGCCCACGTCGCCCGACTCGCCCCCGGTGCACCACGCCCCGACTGATCCGGGTGCGTTGTTCTGGGACGAGTTCGCCAGTTCGTCTGTGGGGAACGGTGGCACGTTCACGGCGTCAATGATCCTCGACGCGTTACGGTCGAAATCCTCTCACACGCCCGGGTCCGATATGAGCGACGACTGGGCGTGGCTCGGAGGGGTCGCTGTCGGGTAA
- a CDS encoding MBL fold metallo-hydrolase → MAARFCVLGSGSSGNASLLEVDGLGLLIDCGFPPHVLAARLSAVGRSWKSVSAVLLTHTHGDHWNSYTLEHLRRLNVPLVAHPDHHAMLAARAEHEPLRRAGLARPFGNGWFDLAPTLSALPIRVPHDSEPTFAFRFESRDGAGQSGWAVGYVSDAGHVTSELTRLLAGVDLLAVEYNHDVAMQRASGRPAILVSRVLGKNGHLSNAQAAELTRAVAKSGGPDGLRHLVQLHLSRDCNTPELAARAGREALAACAPAANLITSSQFTPTAPVELVSRPGRPPRPAPPAIQPALPGMETDVESSVR, encoded by the coding sequence ATGGCGGCACGGTTTTGTGTTCTGGGTAGTGGGAGTTCCGGCAACGCGAGTTTGTTGGAAGTCGACGGGCTCGGCCTGCTGATCGACTGCGGGTTTCCGCCACACGTCCTGGCCGCCCGACTCTCGGCCGTCGGGCGGTCGTGGAAGTCGGTGTCCGCCGTGCTGCTCACCCACACGCACGGGGACCACTGGAATTCGTACACCCTCGAACACCTCCGCCGGCTGAACGTCCCGCTGGTCGCGCACCCCGACCACCACGCCATGCTCGCCGCCCGCGCCGAACACGAACCGCTCCGGCGGGCCGGCTTGGCGCGGCCGTTCGGCAACGGCTGGTTCGACCTCGCTCCGACTTTATCCGCCCTCCCGATCCGCGTGCCGCACGATTCGGAGCCGACGTTCGCGTTCCGATTCGAGAGCCGCGACGGCGCGGGTCAAAGCGGGTGGGCGGTCGGGTACGTGTCCGACGCGGGTCACGTCACCTCGGAATTGACGCGCCTGCTGGCCGGGGTCGACCTGCTGGCCGTCGAGTACAACCACGACGTGGCCATGCAACGAGCCAGCGGTCGCCCCGCGATCCTCGTGAGCCGGGTTCTCGGCAAGAACGGCCACCTCTCGAACGCCCAAGCCGCCGAACTGACCCGTGCGGTCGCGAAATCGGGCGGACCGGACGGCTTGCGTCACCTCGTTCAGCTTCACCTCAGTCGCGACTGTAACACCCCCGAACTCGCCGCCCGGGCGGGCCGCGAGGCGTTGGCTGCCTGCGCCCCGGCCGCAAACTTGATAACGAGCTCCCAGTTTACCCCAACTGCCCCCGTCGAACTGGTCTCGCGCCCGGGCCGCCCACCTCGACCAGCCCCGCCTGCGATCCAACCCGCCCTCCCTGGGATGGAAACAGACGTGGAAAGCTCCGTAAGGTAG
- a CDS encoding YybH family protein yields MSTTPNPPLPNPRRGLPAVPALAAMLLVLLGLGVFPILGFRDRARIAAAPAEIRAVLDAQADAWNAGDLDGFMTGYWNSEELKFYSGGDVTKGWQGTLDRYRRKYQSKDAEMGHLEFTDLEIEVLGPDVAIVRGRWKLTRSKDSPSGLYTLLIRRFSDGWKIVSDHTSAADPPKPS; encoded by the coding sequence ATGTCGACCACCCCCAACCCGCCCCTCCCGAACCCGCGGCGGGGCCTTCCCGCGGTGCCCGCTCTCGCCGCGATGCTCCTCGTGCTTCTCGGGCTCGGCGTCTTCCCGATCCTCGGCTTCCGCGACCGCGCCCGGATCGCGGCTGCCCCGGCGGAGATTCGAGCCGTCCTCGACGCCCAGGCGGATGCGTGGAACGCGGGTGATCTCGACGGGTTCATGACCGGGTACTGGAACAGTGAGGAACTGAAGTTTTACTCGGGCGGGGACGTGACGAAGGGGTGGCAAGGTACGCTGGACCGCTATCGCCGAAAATACCAGAGCAAAGACGCGGAGATGGGCCACCTGGAGTTTACGGACCTGGAGATCGAGGTTCTCGGACCGGACGTGGCCATCGTTCGCGGCCGCTGGAAACTCACCCGATCCAAGGACTCTCCTTCTGGGCTATACACCTTACTCATCCGGCGGTTTTCCGATGGGTGGAAGATCGTTTCAGACCACACTTCCGCAGCCGACCCGCCGAAACCGTCGTGA
- a CDS encoding M20/M25/M40 family metallo-hydrolase — protein sequence MSMQAALDWLGKNHEGVVRGLADLVGIGSISTDGEHHAEIERTAKLTCDQMRDAGLHNVDVLRVGSSLPYAYGEWLEAPGKPTLFLYAHHDVQPINFVEQWKSDPWKLTRRDGRLFGRGAADDKGAISAFLGAIAAYRKTSNQLPCNIKMVVEGEEEIGSKNLMTFFEKYRDKIKSDVIAVCDTENIEVGLPCITYSLRGIVAVTVEVTSAQIPVHSGMAGGALPDAALALNVVLSRLFWDNGQLPVPGMYDSVRPLTDKERAAFRKLPWDDAKFRKEIGVVPSAKYALETGHGVYEQTWRRPSATVIAQEASSLKGASNQVLPKASAIVSCRIVPDQEPAQVVEQLRAYLTANAPWGVEVKVTQHGAGCNWWMTDPNGPAFEAALGAMRAGFDRDPVAIGCGGSIGFVGPLAELFGGAPALLIGIEDPASNAHAPNESLHEGDFKKLMNSLVRLFDNLGKLPGGKVK from the coding sequence ATGAGCATGCAGGCCGCTCTGGACTGGCTGGGGAAGAACCACGAGGGCGTCGTCCGCGGGCTCGCGGACCTCGTCGGCATCGGGAGTATTTCCACGGACGGCGAACACCACGCCGAAATCGAGCGGACGGCCAAACTCACCTGCGACCAGATGCGGGACGCCGGCCTGCACAACGTGGACGTCCTCCGCGTCGGTAGCTCGCTGCCGTACGCCTACGGCGAATGGCTCGAAGCCCCCGGCAAGCCGACGCTGTTCCTGTACGCCCACCACGACGTGCAGCCGATCAACTTCGTCGAGCAGTGGAAGTCCGACCCGTGGAAGCTGACCCGCCGGGACGGCCGGCTGTTCGGCCGCGGGGCCGCGGATGACAAGGGGGCGATCTCCGCCTTCCTCGGGGCGATCGCCGCGTACCGCAAGACCAGCAACCAGTTGCCCTGCAACATCAAGATGGTGGTCGAGGGCGAAGAAGAAATCGGCTCCAAAAACCTGATGACGTTTTTCGAGAAATACCGGGACAAGATCAAATCGGACGTGATCGCGGTCTGCGACACCGAGAACATCGAAGTCGGCCTGCCGTGCATCACGTACTCGCTCCGCGGGATCGTGGCCGTCACGGTAGAAGTCACTTCGGCGCAAATCCCCGTCCACAGCGGGATGGCCGGCGGCGCCCTGCCGGACGCGGCCCTCGCGCTGAACGTCGTCCTTTCCCGCCTGTTCTGGGACAACGGCCAACTCCCGGTGCCGGGGATGTACGACAGCGTCCGCCCGCTCACGGACAAGGAGCGGGCGGCGTTCCGCAAGCTGCCGTGGGACGACGCGAAATTCCGCAAGGAGATCGGCGTCGTGCCGTCCGCCAAGTACGCACTGGAGACCGGCCATGGCGTGTACGAGCAGACCTGGCGGCGGCCGTCCGCGACCGTGATCGCGCAGGAGGCCAGTTCGCTCAAGGGCGCCTCCAACCAGGTGCTGCCGAAGGCGTCCGCGATCGTGAGTTGCCGGATCGTGCCGGATCAGGAGCCGGCCCAGGTCGTCGAACAACTCCGCGCGTACCTGACGGCGAACGCGCCGTGGGGCGTGGAGGTCAAGGTCACGCAGCACGGGGCCGGGTGCAACTGGTGGATGACCGACCCGAACGGCCCGGCGTTCGAGGCGGCGCTCGGGGCGATGCGGGCGGGCTTCGACCGCGACCCGGTGGCGATCGGCTGCGGCGGCAGCATCGGCTTCGTCGGCCCGTTGGCCGAGTTGTTCGGCGGCGCCCCTGCGCTGCTGATCGGCATCGAAGACCCGGCCAGCAACGCCCACGCGCCGAACGAGAGCTTGCACGAAGGCGACTTCAAGAAGCTGATGAACTCGCTGGTCCGCCTGTTCGACAATCTGGGCAAGCTGCCGGGCGGGAAAGTGAAGTAG